Below is a window of Quercus robur chromosome 6, dhQueRobu3.1, whole genome shotgun sequence DNA.
GTTACTAATTACTATTCATAAGACCCCAAGCAAAAGACCAATCACACAGAGTTCGAATCAGCAATGCTTCCAACTAGTTCTTTGATTCTGTGAAAAGTAGAGTAATCTACATGACTCCAACAGATCGGTAATGCGAATATATACCAACAAGTAAGAAATATTGTTAATGCAAAATGATTTTAGAGAGGAACATGAGTTACAGTAACCATGAGCCATCAGATTCTTTGGTTACGTCAGCTCTTGCTCTCAAATGTATGTAACAAGCAGAGAAGGTCCATTTGAACAATTTTGAATGTAATACAACAAGTTTCAAACTCACTAACACATACCTGATCTACTACTGCTAGGAAATAACTCAAGTTCCTGCTCCTCTGCAGGTCCAACAGAGATCTTTACAGGATAGAGCAATGAAACTTGAGATATCATATATTGTTGCCTCATCCTTAGCCTTTTTTGTAAATTTCTGAGACGAACATAACCCTTCTGTCCAGCAAGTAACCTATTTGATTCCTGTAATATAAACATGATCAGCTTTTAAGTTACACCAATGCAAATATAAAATACTTGCAGCAATGAAACAGGAACACTGGATACATGGTTCAACCAACTGTAGACCATAGATTATTCTGCACATTCAAATGGGTGCATGTGTTCCACACAAGTCCTATTTGGccatgatgaaaaaaaataaaaaatttacttcatacTCTGATCAGGAAATCAAAAAGTTGATATCCAATAACTGCAGAAACTTAACTCCCAATACTAGTCAGAGTTACCAAATCATGACATCAGGTGCCAAGGCTCTTTCATAACATAACATGAATCAAAGACTATTTAATGAGGTAATTACATTTTGGCACCTAAGTTCCCACATTATGATAATATTTCATCTTACTCtctatataaatttgttttttgataagtactctctatataaatttttaaattggtATTTAAGTTCAAGCTGGTTTTCAAGTCATTGTTTTGTCAATCAGTAAATACAAACATTGAATATTTGGCGGGCATGTTATGTGAACAAAtactgcaaaagaaaaaaagcataCAATTGAAATCATTATTGATTCGCAACCTGTTTAATTGGTCTCAGGTTTGGGGTTTTACTCATCGTACCTCTGTTTTAGAGTTTCACAATTCTCTTAGCTTTGCTGTGTAATTTTTCTTGACCCTTTGTGTTCATCATCGctaacataaaattttttattcaataaagcAATTCtactttcttataaaataaaataaaaaagcatgcATACCTGCAATCGCTTCCTTGCGACAGAAAGTGCAGTCCCGGCAACCAAAAGTGATCTAACTTGAACACTAAGCTGGTCCTCTTGCTTGTTAGCATCCTCCTTTGCAAGCTTGGAACGCATGGACATGTCttccatcactttttttttagcatCAAGTTTCTCATGCATCTCCTCGAGCTCATTCAATTGATTCAATGAATGAGCATCAATCTGCCCACAAACACAATGTTGAGGCCCGCTAATCCGCGGGCTAATCAATTAAGCCCCCCCccccaagaaaaccaaaaaaagaccttttttttctttctttttttcattgtgATTGCTCTCCTCCTCAAGTTCATGGTAAGGtatcaaatacaaaaacttcAATCCAATGGCTTCTATATTAATTGATTCATACAATCAATTAGTAAGAAAGTAAGTATGTGGAGTGGGAGAAATGTGATATCTTCAGATATAATACaaatgacaaagtttaactacaaaattagttgtaaccttaggctacaaacttacttaatatctttttattagaggtgaattttgacaaatccaccattggattacatcttctttttatattctccatgtttgtaaaatttcaagaaaattaaagatcaatagttatgtcattaataaattttttaaattgcaagtttttataatttaaaattatacacaaaatataaacttatacatattcgattgacacaaaatttaacatgtatattaagagcataaagaacatgcaattcaaatgttagattttcaaaatctgttgtaatatttattttattgagtgagtttgtaaTATTAAGGTACatccaattttgtagctaaactttgtcctaacacaaaactgttttttttttttttttttttggatgaggtGGAACCTTAGCTTAGCAAGGCAAGGCCCTTGGAACAACACTCGACACCGCCCACTAGAACCATGTATCAGGCAGGCAGGTAATCCTATCCTATCCTAGTAGGAATTGAACCCAACCCCCTACTACTAGGTTGCACCCTGATGGTGATGGgttgaaaaattttttttttttttttttttttgacaataaaaATGTTTGAATAAGAAAAgctttaattgttaaatttttaaataaataaaagcaaaagaaaaagaatttgaaattgaaattgtgaATCGCGGAGCAATAGATTTTGTGTCTTTACCTGAATAAGGGAGTGGAGTTTACGGTGAAGAGAAAGTTTGTTTTGGTTAGCTTGTTTGAGCGCAGAAGAGAGACTCCATAACCTAGCAAGCTCTTGCTCAAAGTCCTCCCACTCGATCACCTTCACCTTCAAATCCGAATCTCGCTCTCGCTCTCGCTCTCcttccatcatcatcatcaattaTCTCAGCCAGGCTCGGCCTCATCTCATCCTCCAAACTCACCGGTTagggttttcatttttcaacatCACCCAAcccattgttttctttttctttttttcttggaaaattttgtttacGATGAAGCGAACAACTGTAAATACGATCgttcgtttgtttgtttggtaaaCGGTAGAATGACAAGTGGAAGTTACAAGCTGTTCCttttttggccaaaatggccaactAGCCCTAAAATCGTAAGTATATAGTTAGTTGGCTTTGTTTAGAAACATAATAGcatactagcatctcgagtcttttagactcgattttggcgttcaaaatcgagtctttcaGACTCGATTTGTAGCTTGGATCAGCTCTGATGTGGCAGAGCTACCACTTGGCATccacatggaaatcgagtcttagagactcgattttcaatccaaaattttttttaaaaattctaagtctGTACATGCCagaaatacccaaaacaaatttaacaaacaTTACAGCTACGCAGAtcagatcagatcagagggagagaaagagaaactcaatcagatcagagggagagaaaggtAGAACCTCACCAGCgcggcctggggctcgcgcCGGCCAGCGTCGCGCGCGGCCAGGGGctcgcgcgagccccaggccgcGCGCGACCCAGGCCGGCGCGAGCCCCAAGCCGCGCGCGACCCAGGCCGGCGCGAGCCCCTGGCCGCGCGCGACCCAGGCCGGCGCGAGCCCCTGGCCGCGCGCGACCCATGCCGGCGCGAGCCCCTGGCCGCGCGCGACCCAGGCCGGCGCGAGCCCCGGGCCGCGCGCGACCCAGGCCCGCGCGCGCCCCCGGCAGcgcgcgagccccaggccgGCGCAAGCCCCTGGCCGCGCGCGACCCAGGCTCGCGCGAGACCCAGGCGGTTTCTGTTTCTGGTCATGCCGCGCGC
It encodes the following:
- the LOC126688416 gene encoding uncharacterized protein LOC126688416 isoform X1, with the translated sequence MMMMEGERERERDSDLKVKVIEWEDFEQELARLWSLSSALKQANQNKLSLHRKLHSLIQIDAHSLNQLNELEEMHEKLDAKKKVMEDMSMRSKLAKEDANKQEDQLSVQVRSLLVAGTALSVARKRLQESNRLLAGQKGYVRLRNLQKRLRMRQQYMISQVSLLYPVKISVGPAEEQELELFPSSSRSGSSAGSKPFNHGSLTILGLHLTMLPFKQMSFFTDKKEVQRSATALGYVSHAVSLIASFLKVPLRYPFRLGGSHSYIIDYSPSIEPTSSDSSSNTELSTSMKHVEFPLFLEGQDTTRAAYAVFLLNKDLEQLLNFIGVKSLGPCHVLANLKELLRNIQSADYIDT